The genomic DNA AATTCCATATACACGTAATATCCCGAATCGACCCGGTGGGCTACTCGCTCGAATTTCCTCTTATCCATTTTCTGCACGGTATGAACGGTGCCTCCCAGGGCCACAATTTCCTGGGTCACAAACTCAATCGCCCCTTCGATTCCTTCATCCCTTCCATTGACCAAAAAGATGAAAAGCGCTCCGTACCGGTTCATACCTTTTCGCTTGAGCCACTATTGAACAGGCTCATCGCTGCGGCAAGACCTTTTTGGCTTGCATACTGGATGGCTTCAACCGCTTTACGGATCATCGATTCGACAACCTCCGCTTCCTCTTCTCGAAACCGGGCAAGCACAAAATCCCGGGCTCTAACCCCAGCAGGCAGAGGCCCGATACCGCACCGTAGCCTCGCATAGGCTTGTGTGCCCAGAGCCCTCTCGATGGATGCGAGGCCCCGATGGCCTCCCGAGCTCCCCCGCGAACGCAACCGGATTTTTCCTACCGGGAGAGAAAGATCATCTACGACCACCAGCAATAGCTCTGGCCCAAGACCCAACGTTTCGAGACAGGTTGCAACCACCGGACCCGAAAGGTTCATGTAGCTAAGGGGTTTGACAAGCCACCGATCTCCGTCCCATACAGCCGCTTCCCAGTCGCCCCGGGCATCTTTCTTGAAGACCACCTTCTTTTGCCGGGCCAGTTCTTCCACCACAGCAAAGCCAAGATTGTGCCGAGTATGGCGGTAGGTTTCTCCGGGGTTGCCCAAGCCAACAATCAA from Candidatus Methylacidithermus pantelleriae includes the following:
- a CDS encoding 30S ribosomal protein S6, whose amino-acid sequence is MNRYGALFIFLVNGRDEGIEGAIEFVTQEIVALGGTVHTVQKMDKRKFERVAHRVDSGYYVYMEFSLEGSLLGVLNQKLKGYPKLFRQFYVRRTGKRESRKASFPETIAPSTP
- the pth gene encoding aminoacyl-tRNA hydrolase; translated protein: MTPRLIVGLGNPGETYRHTRHNLGFAVVEELARQKKVVFKKDARGDWEAAVWDGDRWLVKPLSYMNLSGPVVATCLETLGLGPELLLVVVDDLSLPVGKIRLRSRGSSGGHRGLASIERALGTQAYARLRCGIGPLPAGVRARDFVLARFREEEAEVVESMIRKAVEAIQYASQKGLAAAMSLFNSGSSEKV